A window of Psychroflexus sp. ALD_RP9 contains these coding sequences:
- the wecB gene encoding non-hydrolyzing UDP-N-acetylglucosamine 2-epimerase → MLKITIIAGARPNFMKIAPIIAAINNAKSKGKAIDYRLVHTGQHYDKNLSDTFFEELNIPHPDVNLEVKSGSQAEQTAQIMTKFETELLSNPADLVLVVGDVTSTMACAIVAKKLHVDVAHVEAGIRSGDLKMPEEINRMVTDSITDYFFTTTKLANENLLNSGKTEEQLFLVGNVMIDTLFKNMDRLKKPDFWDKLGLESKSYYVMTLHRPSNVDEEQQLTDLISTIVEKSEGKPIIFPVHPRTKKLLQNLNLNYNQLHYVEPQGYLNFIYLIKNAFAVLTDSGGITEETTMMNVPCMTFRDSTERPETCEIGSNELVGSDISKIDKAFDRLNAGQWKQAQAPFLWDGKTSERIVDELLKLYEV, encoded by the coding sequence TTAACAACGCCAAATCTAAGGGTAAAGCTATTGATTATAGATTAGTGCATACAGGACAACATTACGATAAAAACTTGAGCGACACCTTTTTTGAAGAGCTTAATATTCCGCATCCAGATGTAAATTTAGAAGTTAAAAGCGGTTCTCAAGCAGAACAAACGGCTCAAATAATGACAAAATTTGAAACAGAATTGTTATCAAATCCTGCTGATTTAGTTCTTGTTGTAGGTGATGTAACCTCAACCATGGCTTGCGCAATTGTAGCTAAAAAATTACATGTTGATGTTGCCCATGTTGAAGCGGGCATACGCTCGGGTGATTTAAAAATGCCGGAAGAGATTAACCGCATGGTTACCGACAGCATTACAGATTACTTCTTTACCACAACCAAATTAGCCAATGAAAATTTGCTAAATTCTGGAAAAACTGAAGAACAGCTATTTTTAGTAGGTAATGTCATGATTGATACCTTATTTAAAAATATGGATCGACTTAAAAAACCTGATTTTTGGGATAAATTAGGCTTAGAAAGTAAGTCCTATTATGTCATGACACTTCATCGCCCATCTAATGTTGACGAAGAACAACAATTAACCGACTTAATTTCAACCATCGTCGAAAAATCTGAAGGAAAACCAATTATTTTCCCAGTTCACCCAAGAACAAAAAAACTACTTCAAAATCTTAATCTTAACTATAATCAGCTTCATTATGTAGAGCCACAAGGTTATTTAAATTTTATTTATTTAATTAAAAACGCTTTTGCTGTACTCACTGATTCAGGCGGTATTACTGAAGAAACAACTATGATGAATGTACCGTGCATGACCTTTAGAGATTCTACTGAAAGACCTGAAACTTGCGAGATTGGCTCTAATGAATTAGTAGGTTCAGACATTTCTAAAATAGACAAAGCCTTTGACCGTTTAAATGCTGGACAATGGAAACAAGCTCAAGCGCCATTTTTATGGGATGGAAAAACTTCAGAAAGAATTGTAGATGAATTGCTGAAGTTATATGAAGTCTAA